A portion of the Salminus brasiliensis chromosome 11, fSalBra1.hap2, whole genome shotgun sequence genome contains these proteins:
- the LOC140565488 gene encoding uncharacterized protein encodes MDRNNQRGRVRVRGGRGGRGGRGGMRRRTNISDEIRATVIDHVLVHGLTMREAGLRVQPNLSRFTVSTIVRRFREENRITRLPHQGGRPSMLSPRQETLIVDMVRQNNSVKLCEIQQKIIDDHVNFEGITSISISTIDRVLKHNRMRMKQLYRVPFERNSERVKEQRFHYVQRVFQLDSSEQPHEYIYMDEAGFNLTKRRRRGRNVIGQRAIVTVPGQRGGNVTLCAAISNHGVLHHHAILGPYNTQHLLSFLSDLRDIVLGFQQQDHEQTEHPVYVIVWDNVSFHHAVQVREWFTRNQEFLNVFLPPYSPFLNPTEEFFSSWRWKVYDRQPYTRENLLQAMELACNDIGVDACQAWIRHTRSYYPRCLARENVACDVDEVLWPDPAHRHDVIE; translated from the exons ATGGACAGAAACAATCAGAGAGGcagagtaagagtaagaggtggaagaggtggaagaggaggaaggGGAGGTATGAGACGAAGAACAAATATTTCAGATGAAATACGGGCAACTGTCATAGACCATGTTCTTGTCCACGGGTTGACAATGAGGGAAGCGGGACTTCGAGTTCAGCCCAACCTAAGCAGATTCACTGTGTCCACCATAGTCCGAAGATTCAGAGAAGAGAACAG AATTACCAGATTGccacatcagggagggaggccATCTATGTTGTCCCCACGCCAAGAGACCCTCATTGTTGACATGGTCCGTCAGAACAATTCAGTCAAACtctgtgaaatacagcagaagaTCATTGACGACCATGTTAATTTTGAAGGCATCACCAGTATCAGCATTTCCACCATTGATCGTGTCCTAAAACACAACAGGATGCGGATGAAGCAACTGTACAGAGTACCCTTTGAGCGCAACTCAGAAAGGGTCAAGGAGCAAAGATTCCACTATGTACAG AGAGTGTTTCAACTGGATTCCTCAGAACAACCacatgaatatatttatatggaTGAAGCTGGGTTCAATCTGAccaaaaggaggaggagaggccGGAATGTGATTGGCCAACGAGCCATTGTTACAGTTCCTGGCCAGCGTGGTGGCAATGTCACTTTATGTGCTGCAATCAGCAATCATGGTGTTCTCCACCATCATGCCATATTGGGGCCATACAACACTCAACACCTCCTGTCATTTTTAAGTGATCTTCGGGATATTGTGTTAGGGTTTCAGCAGCAGGATCATGAACAGACAGAGCATCCTGTCTATGTCATTGTGTGGGATAATGTGAGTTTTCACCATGCCGTGCAGGTCAGAGAGTGGTTCACTAGAAACCAAGAATTCCTGAATGTCTTCCTACCACCATACTCCCCTTTCCTCAATCCAACAGAGGAGTTCTTCTCTTCATGGCGCTGGAAGGTTTATGACCGACAACCCTACACCAGGGAAAATCTCTTGCAGGCCATGGAACTGGCCTGTAATGATATAGGTGTGGATGCATGCCAAGCGTGGATCCGGCACACTAGAAGTTATTACCCACGCTGCCTGGCAAGGGAGAATGTGGCCTGTGATGTAGATGAAGTCCTGTGGCCTGACCCAGCACATCGACATGATGTTATAGAGTAG